TTATAGATGACTTCTGATAGGGTGCGGAAGGGTAGAAGGAATTGAACTTTCTATCTAAATAGGAGCTTTGGCAGTTTATAGAAGGAATTTTCCCCTTTACTTGAAGACAGTGTCCCACCTGCCTTGATTTTCTTAAGGGCAGAGTAACATTAAGTGGGAGAGATTATGataatcattaaaaagaaaaagaaggaaagaaattgttttcagcCTTATTTCAAACCAGCCTGCCTCAAAGATTTGCTATTTCACATCTAGCTGAACTAATCTTGGAACTACTTCtgtttggtggttgttttttcatttattaatagCTTGTGATAGAAAGCCACATCTGCCTGATGTGTAGCGTCTACATTActgttcttctgttctcttcagaTAAATACAGGGCACCGATCGGAGCTGACTGTATCGAGAGCAGAGGAGGGAAATGAAAGGAGCCAAAATTTGGATAGCAGCCCTTTCATGTCAGATCTCCTAAGCGATGTACCCTTTGCCCTGGCACCACACGTGTTAGCAGTGCAGGGCATCCATAATGATGTTCCTGACCGACTGCTCACCTACAACATCAGTGACAATTTATCAAGATTTTGGTACGACTTTACGCTCGAGAATTCTGTACTTTGTGACCCGTAATGTTTCCTTGATCTTTTCTGTGTGtcaaagaaaaagactgaatgcaaagataaagatttatttcaaacaGCTTAATGTTTTGGGGGCTGACCACTGATATGAGATCCGCTGGATCAAAAGGATTGttattcagtgctgtgttgtaTTCCTTAGATTTAAGTGGCCTGTAACTTACTGTGTTAAGTGTTCTGTTTATCTACAAAGAAATTGAGCAAAACTGTTTCAGCCAATGCTGGCTGTGGGAGTCTGCTTCACATACGTGGGCTGCAGACACAAACATTTCATAAGGTTGAATTCTGAGCACaactgttttgttctgcttttggttCTGGTAATAAACACGCAGATCCTGTTATACGTGTTTCTTCAGATCACCTTTGATTTTCTGCAGATAGAAGCCAGCATTAATAGTAAAGCAGTGCTTCTTTATACTACTGGACAGAGAGTTTTCCAGGCGGTAAGTTTTAATCCTCAGACTCAATTCTGAGTACTGAAATAATGTGGAGTACTTAATACTATCGATCACCAGTTTGAAGGTGACCGTGGTATTTTTGTGCCCTCATTTTGTGCCACTCCTGTTGCCTGGGGAAGTCCTATAAGGCTGCCTGTTGGCTGCTGTTTGTTCTCACTACCACATGTGTTCCTGATTTATATACGGAtcagcttttccattttaacCTCTTTGCCCCCTAAAGAAGGAAATCTCAGGACACGTACTTTTAATGGTCACACcctcctttttttaatttgtgtgcCAGAGATACAGATGGCAATGtttaacaacaggaaaacattaCATTGTTTCTTATCCAGCTAAATTAGATGGCTAAGTACCTAAACATGCTTTCTCACAGACCGCTGTGTCCCTTGCTCACAAGCTTCCAGTGTGTTTTTTCCAACTAAAGCCAGAGTTGCTGTTGtatgagcagcagctctctgatGTAATACCACCATTTGTGTGAATAACGCTCTGTGTTGCACAGAAGATTACACTTGTTTTCTCTCCCAGACTATTCATATTGTGCCAAACCTTAGCAGGTAAttccatatattttaaagcCCTGTGGTAgctcaaaatatatattttttcagacttGCATCCTGTAGGTATTTGAGATAAATGCCATAAATGATGGAGAAATTGCATTGTGAATATGTCTTAGGTTGTTA
The window above is part of the Coturnix japonica isolate 7356 chromosome 2, Coturnix japonica 2.1, whole genome shotgun sequence genome. Proteins encoded here:
- the UMAD1 gene encoding UBAP1-MVB12-associated (UMA)-domain containing protein 1 encodes the protein MFSFFRKGQDSKKITVQEREADGFVIVGDTADDQNRETKDKTSFPETRPMYNQPPQINTGHRSELTVSRAEEGNERSQNLDSSPFMSDLLSDVPFALAPHVLAVQGIHNDVPDRLLTYNISDNLSRFWYDFTLENSVLCDP